The region TTTTAAGGGATGTGGGTAGCACTAAAAAGAGATTTAGGCCCTGTGTGCCTCTCTGCCCCTTCCTAGGTAGTCATAACAAAATGCAGAAGATAAACTGAAGGGTAGACTCCCAGAAGGTGGTAGCATAGCCACCAACTCTTCTTTCTGCACTCAGAAAACACCCTCACACCCCCTTCACTCTAACAATTACATTCTTCTTCAGATTTgcatcaatctctctctctctcacacagctaGTTTCTTGCTAGCCAACTTCACTTTCTGTCAACACTGCCTTCTCTCTTCACTCCTATGATTAGATCATTTTCACTCATTCCTGCTCCCCTGGTATCTGCCTTACTCTCCTCGTCCTtactcttttccccttcctttctgatTTGTGAAGCAATATGATAATAATTTATTCATTCTcagaagaaattttcttttttttttacttcctggATACTGGGTtgtactggaagaaaaaaaagtaactttgtGAAATCCAGAGGTATAGAAGAATTCTTAGTTCTATTCCTGGATTGGTTGGTATAACAGAGTGCCATGAAAACTCTCCCTGCTCTTCAGTCTTGTCAGACTGCATTAGTTTCATAAGATGCTATGTTGCTGCTACAGAAGTTGATCTCTAGAGTTATTCTGCAATAACTCTAGACAATTCCTCCTGACAGACTCCATGTGGAGATTGCTAACTCTCTTACCAATAAAAAGTTAAGTCTCAATTTGGGAGCTTATTTAGATTTTTTCCTCTTACTCTTGCTTCAGGCACAAGAGCAGATGTATCTAATCATTTTCCAGATCAGATCCTAATCATACATTCAAACAtactcactcacacacatatcCATACCTAAGTATATACCTAGGAAAACAGTGAAGAACAGAGTTCAGTGCACATAGTGGTCAATTCAGTCCCTGCTTCACTAGTGGTGAGCTTCTTGTCTAAGATACCCTTGACTATTACCTCTACTAtgtgcttctctttttttttggccagtcctaggccttggactcagggcctgagcactgtccctggcttctttttgctcaaggctagaactctgccacttgagccacagcgccacttctggccattttctgtatatgtggtgctgaggaatcgaacccagggcctcatgtatacgaggcaagcactcttgccactaggccatattcccagcccctatgtgctTCTCTTTGAACATTAACATGaagcccacggggggggggggggggaagatttttctttaaaaaaaaaaaaaaaagtagacactTGTGAAGGCCTATGGGTGAAGAGGCCAAGAATTATAGATagaaatctaggcaaaaaaagcaaagataCTAAAGCAAAGATAATGGTTAGGAAGCAGTAAAAGAGTTAGAGAGTGAAGAGAAAGCTTAGGAATGGGTCAATAAGTCCAACTATGTCTAGCAGGAAAGAAGTTAGCCACCAGATGCCTAAGAGAGATGGTAGGATAGGGCAGGAGAAGCATATATCTGGCACTGGATGTTCCACTTCTCCTTGGTCCTGGAACTTATGTTTGCTCACTTATGCCCTGCACCAGGTCTCCACACCTGAGCCTGTAGTCCTGTTCTGGTGGCTGAGAATCTGGGCCTGGCTACCTGGAAACCACAGGAGCTGAGGGTGGCCACTAGGCGCACGGGAGATTCTTGAGGAGGGGCTGGGCTAAGGATAGGGGCTGAGGCTAGTTCTGCCCTCCAGATGGGCTCATCCAATGTAGTAGCTGCTCTGGGAGCAAGCACAGTGGGGGCCAAGGGTTCTGCAGTGGGCTGGGGGGCCGGAGTGGAAAATCGACGGATCTCCTGAACTCGGGCAGTTTTGGTGGGCCCTGAAGTGGGGTTAGGGGTTGGAGGAACTTCATCAAAACAGAACATGGCTGTTTTCAATTGGTAAGGCTGATGCCGCATGAAATCCAGGGCCTTGATGCCCTGCTTAGGGGTGGCCCGAGGTCCCTGGGATTGGGCTTTAGGGAGAGTTCGGGCAGCCTGGGGAAAAAAGGGTGAGAGCAGTGGGTTGTAAGCAATGGGAGGCGGGGCACGGATGTTCGGTGAGTATTTCCAcgaagggggcagggagggggtagGAGAAGGACTTCTAGGCCAAGGGCCGGGGCCAAAGCCAGCACCAGGGGTAGCTTCCACCACATATCGGTCGGCATGGCTCTGCCGTTTGGCAAACAgctccccacccctaccctgcAGCCTCGGCGGCTCGGGGATCCCAGCAGAAGGGGTCGCTCCATTCACCAGCCCATCCGGGAACCCCCGAGAGGCCGGCTTGGGAGCCACGGGGGGTGGAGTCTTGGGATCCATAGGGGGCGGGGTCTTGGGAGCCATTGGGGGCGGGGTCTTGGGGGTCACGTGGTGCAGGGTCTTGTAACCCCGGCCGCCGGGCGGCTGCATGAAGTTACAAGCTTCAGCTCCCAGGCTCAAAGCGTCCTCCTCGGGCCCGGATTCCGCACCCCCGGCCGGGGGTTTTTCATCCAGGTTTTGCACCAGCGATAGCAACTCTGGGTTGGGCGAGTTCTTCGTCTCTTCCTTTCCCGGTCCGAACATCTGCTTTCGGGTCCCCCGGCGCCGGGCCTCCTGCAGGATGCCGGTGCGGGCAGCGGGTACCGAGATGCGCTGCTCCCGAGCGCTGGGGGCCTCGGGGGCTGCGGGACCCGGGGCCGGCGACCCCGGGCGCGCAGAGTGTCGCAGGGGAGACGATAAGAAGATGGAAGCGGTGGAGGTCATGGCACCGGGAGGAGCCAAGTGCTCTGAGGCGGCTCCTGGTGTGACCGGCCGGCTGGGAGCTGGGATGTACAGGGAGCTGGTGGCCGTCACTGGACCCGGGGAGCGGGCAGCGCTGGGGGAGCCCGCGGGGGGCGCGGAGCTGGGCGGAGGGGTGGGCCCCTGCGGAGAGGACGCGAAGCGGGGTGGCACCGGGCTGAGGCTCCCTAGGCTTTCATTCACCCTTTTGGGGGCTGATGGCCGGAAAATAACCGAGGTTGTACCTGGCCGCTGCCCTTGTAAGCCCGGGGTGAAGGGCCTAGCTGACCTGTTAAAGATGGTTGGGGATGGACTGGAGGCCCCACCCCCTAGGAAGAAGGGTCTGGGGCTGGCCACAGGGGCCGGGGAAGGGCTGGGTGGGAGCGCAGCCGCCTCCGGAGGAGCACTTTGGGCCCGAGGGGGTGGTGACTGTAGTCCCTGCCCATTGAGCACGGCTGCTGGACTCGCCTGAGCCGGCTCCAGGCTGCTGGAGGCTGCGCGCTGGCGCTGCTGTTCAAAGAGCTGGACCCCTCGCCCAGAGACCTCGCTTAGGTGCCCTCCCTGCCCGGAGCCCTGGCCCTCTGCTGCTCCCGAGCCCACCCTGGCCAGCTCCATGTCCAGATAGGGGCTGTCCCAGTCAGACTGATTGGTGAGGCTGCGAGCGTCCGAAAAGGCCTCTTCGTCCAGCTCCGACTCACTCGTTGGGGGGATgccgtcctcttcctcctcggtGCCTGTTCCAGCTGCAGCCCCGAAACTCACTAGGGTGTACTTCTTGGCTCTCTGCCGTCGTTTCTTAAACATAAGCACCCCCTTGGAGTGAGGGTTGGGGGCTGCAGTTAACAGAGATGCAATGGTCCTGCATTTGGTCTTGGCCTCCTTCACACTCTTTTCTTGGAGAGATTCTGCACGTTGCA is a window of Perognathus longimembris pacificus isolate PPM17 chromosome 2, ASM2315922v1, whole genome shotgun sequence DNA encoding:
- the Synpo2l gene encoding synaptopodin 2-like protein isoform X1; this translates as MGAEEEVLVTLSGGAPWGFRLQGGAEQRKPLQVSKIRRRSQAGRAGLRERDQLLAINGVSCISLSHASAMSLIDASRNQLILTVRRVADEGPVRSPSPGELQVLSPLSPLSPEPPGAPIPQPLQPGSLRSPPDSEAYYGETDSDVDGPATQEKPRRPRRRGPMRPTPPGAPPDEVYLSDSPAEPAPAILGPHSQSDSRVSSPSWEEGSALQPPPAEALLLPHGPLRPGPHLIPMVGPVPHPVAEDLTTTYAQKAKQAKLQRAESLQEKSVKEAKTKCRTIASLLTAAPNPHSKGVLMFKKRRQRAKKYTLVSFGAAAGTGTEEEEDGIPPTSESELDEEAFSDARSLTNQSDWDSPYLDMELARVGSGAAEGQGSGQGGHLSEVSGRGVQLFEQQRQRAASSSLEPAQASPAAVLNGQGLQSPPPRAQSAPPEAAALPPSPSPAPVASPRPFFLGGGASSPSPTIFNRSARPFTPGLQGQRPGTTSVIFRPSAPKRVNESLGSLSPVPPRFASSPQGPTPPPSSAPPAGSPSAARSPGPVTATSSLYIPAPSRPVTPGAASEHLAPPGAMTSTASIFLSSPLRHSARPGSPAPGPAAPEAPSAREQRISVPAARTGILQEARRRGTRKQMFGPGKEETKNSPNPELLSLVQNLDEKPPAGGAESGPEEDALSLGAEACNFMQPPGGRGYKTLHHVTPKTPPPMAPKTPPPMDPKTPPPVAPKPASRGFPDGLVNGATPSAGIPEPPRLQGRGGELFAKRQSHADRYVVEATPGAGFGPGPWPRSPSPTPSLPPSWKYSPNIRAPPPIAYNPLLSPFFPQAARTLPKAQSQGPRATPKQGIKALDFMRHQPYQLKTAMFCFDEVPPTPNPTSGPTKTARVQEIRRFSTPAPQPTAEPLAPTVLAPRAATTLDEPIWRAELASAPILSPAPPQESPVRLVATLSSCGFQVARPRFSATRTGLQAQVWRPGAGHK
- the Synpo2l gene encoding synaptopodin 2-like protein isoform X2, with product METSEPIIQEPLTQASLDKAPGPVPELQDPFYAELQRAESLQEKSVKEAKTKCRTIASLLTAAPNPHSKGVLMFKKRRQRAKKYTLVSFGAAAGTGTEEEEDGIPPTSESELDEEAFSDARSLTNQSDWDSPYLDMELARVGSGAAEGQGSGQGGHLSEVSGRGVQLFEQQRQRAASSSLEPAQASPAAVLNGQGLQSPPPRAQSAPPEAAALPPSPSPAPVASPRPFFLGGGASSPSPTIFNRSARPFTPGLQGQRPGTTSVIFRPSAPKRVNESLGSLSPVPPRFASSPQGPTPPPSSAPPAGSPSAARSPGPVTATSSLYIPAPSRPVTPGAASEHLAPPGAMTSTASIFLSSPLRHSARPGSPAPGPAAPEAPSAREQRISVPAARTGILQEARRRGTRKQMFGPGKEETKNSPNPELLSLVQNLDEKPPAGGAESGPEEDALSLGAEACNFMQPPGGRGYKTLHHVTPKTPPPMAPKTPPPMDPKTPPPVAPKPASRGFPDGLVNGATPSAGIPEPPRLQGRGGELFAKRQSHADRYVVEATPGAGFGPGPWPRSPSPTPSLPPSWKYSPNIRAPPPIAYNPLLSPFFPQAARTLPKAQSQGPRATPKQGIKALDFMRHQPYQLKTAMFCFDEVPPTPNPTSGPTKTARVQEIRRFSTPAPQPTAEPLAPTVLAPRAATTLDEPIWRAELASAPILSPAPPQESPVRLVATLSSCGFQVARPRFSATRTGLQAQVWRPGAGHK